A stretch of Dehalococcoidia bacterium DNA encodes these proteins:
- a CDS encoding type II toxin-antitoxin system VapC family toxin — MPARVVDASVVAAWCYDEPRSQEAAALIERSDLYAPSLLAYELASIARRKATVYPQKLGALTEALQTALALPIRWVEVDHAAVLRLALDADLTVYDASYLYLARLLGASLATFDQRLARAARNG, encoded by the coding sequence ATGCCCGCTAGGGTGGTGGACGCCTCCGTTGTAGCGGCTTGGTGCTATGACGAGCCTCGATCTCAGGAAGCCGCAGCCCTCATCGAGCGCTCCGACCTGTATGCGCCCTCCCTCCTGGCCTATGAGCTTGCGAGCATTGCCCGGAGAAAAGCCACGGTGTACCCACAGAAACTCGGCGCCCTCACCGAGGCGCTCCAGACAGCCCTGGCGCTGCCCATCCGCTGGGTCGAGGTGGACCACGCGGCGGTCTTGCGTCTCGCTCTGGACGCCGATCTCACCGTCTACGACGCGAGCTATCTCTACCTGGCCCGGCTGCTGGGCGCATCCCTGGCCACCTTTGACCAGCGACTGGCGAGGGCCGCCAGGAACGGATAG
- a CDS encoding Arc family DNA-binding protein, giving the protein MPVNLSAKNVPDNLVDKLRKRAKRHHRSLQGELMAILEEAVGPSSLSFEEADRRIKALRLKTGDEATLWIRELRDAR; this is encoded by the coding sequence GTGCCCGTCAACCTGTCGGCCAAAAACGTCCCGGATAACCTGGTGGACAAGCTCCGGAAGAGAGCGAAGCGCCATCATCGCTCCCTCCAGGGCGAGCTGATGGCCATCCTGGAGGAGGCCGTCGGTCCCAGCTCCCTCTCGTTTGAAGAGGCCGACAGGCGCATTAAGGCCCTCCGGTTGAAGACCGGCGACGAGGCGACCCTCTGGATCCGAGAATTGCGCGATGCCCGCTAG
- a CDS encoding N-6 DNA methylase, whose protein sequence is MALSQEELRDIVSELASRPKHEKVRALIYQLLVKGLGASSSEVDFEKQVPEVRGRIDALLGRTVFEFKSDLRKELKDVEKKMPDYLGQREKETGEHFVGIATDGATFIPYELRAGKLRSLASFISSIDKPRELLLWLSSAVAVSAELEPTPEVVRRELGRDSLAWQVAHQDLGVLWNEVGEHPDVKLKHDLWARMLERVYGSPVEAEALFFQHTYLSIIAKTMAMHVIGIEMPEPSALLEGKAFREAGIGGAVESDFFDWVLSSGRGPDLVKRIALQAGRFRLKDVQTDVLKGLYESLIDPEQRHELGEYYTPDWLAARMCQRAIDKPLKQRVLDPACGSGTFLFHAVRRFLNAADEAGLSNREALERACGQIFGIDVHPVAAQIARVTFLLALGQNRLADRPSHLAIPVYMGDSLQWNTGGLLADREVLIEVPDCPDLLEFPFEVARDPSLFDEVIGRMLMLSHQDSPEQGLANWLAGEHSLNKDAIEKLVHTYAILRNLNKEGRNHIWGFVARNLVRPVWLSQESQRVDVVVGNPPWLSYRYMSSQMKERFKEECQRRGLWAGGKVATHQDLSGYFFARCVELYAKAGGLIAYVMPYAAMSRQQFEGFRSGIYATRKGKDWGQVFATVEFTEGWEFSDKVQPLFPVPSCVLIGRSGHSMQGSVLPSKVMVAEGVLPRRDASEKEASKALKWYEKTWPATVDEDTQWSPYREIFRQGATIVPRALCVVEYAATSGLGVNPTAPVVQSRRTSQEKVPWKNLPVPDAHKQNIPLLRGNVEAEFIMPLYLGESVAPFRLLEPVLAVIPWDSKKKHLMESTAAQKCGYAHLAGWLKTAEALWAQHRQSDMTLLERWDYHAGLLNQFPVPPTRVVYSASGTLPAVAVLRDKSAVIEHGLYWLASESEQEAYYLTALLNSETARLKAEHLQSRGQWGARHFDKVMLSLPIPNFDSKNKLHQNLARAAEKAEKVAASVPLKEGTHFVTVRGRIREALKEDGISGEIDKLVKELLG, encoded by the coding sequence ATGGCGCTGAGCCAGGAAGAACTGCGAGATATCGTCTCCGAGCTGGCCTCTCGCCCCAAGCACGAGAAGGTCCGTGCCCTTATTTATCAGCTCTTGGTCAAGGGCCTTGGCGCTAGCAGCTCTGAGGTTGACTTCGAGAAGCAAGTCCCTGAAGTGCGCGGGCGCATCGACGCGCTCCTGGGCAGGACGGTCTTTGAGTTCAAGTCCGACCTCCGCAAAGAACTAAAAGACGTCGAGAAAAAGATGCCTGACTATCTGGGTCAGCGCGAAAAGGAGACCGGAGAGCACTTCGTTGGTATTGCCACAGACGGTGCCACGTTCATTCCATACGAGTTGCGTGCGGGCAAGCTGCGCTCACTGGCATCCTTCATATCTTCCATTGACAAGCCTAGGGAACTGCTCCTGTGGCTCAGTTCCGCCGTAGCCGTCAGCGCGGAGTTGGAGCCAACGCCGGAGGTGGTGCGGCGAGAATTGGGGCGTGACAGTCTTGCCTGGCAGGTGGCACATCAGGACTTGGGGGTGCTGTGGAATGAAGTGGGAGAGCACCCAGACGTCAAGCTCAAGCACGACTTATGGGCACGTATGTTGGAGCGCGTCTACGGCTCTCCGGTAGAGGCGGAAGCGCTTTTCTTTCAGCATACTTACCTGTCCATCATAGCCAAAACTATGGCAATGCATGTCATCGGCATTGAAATGCCAGAGCCTTCGGCCCTTCTGGAAGGGAAGGCCTTCCGTGAGGCTGGCATCGGAGGCGCTGTGGAGTCCGACTTCTTCGATTGGGTGCTTTCGTCGGGGCGCGGGCCAGACCTGGTTAAGCGCATCGCCTTGCAGGCAGGCCGCTTCCGCCTCAAGGATGTCCAGACCGACGTGTTGAAAGGACTTTATGAGTCCCTGATAGACCCGGAGCAGCGCCATGAGTTAGGAGAATACTACACCCCAGACTGGCTCGCCGCCCGCATGTGCCAACGGGCCATAGACAAGCCTCTGAAGCAGCGCGTGCTGGACCCCGCCTGCGGCTCCGGCACCTTCCTGTTTCACGCAGTGCGACGCTTTCTTAACGCAGCCGACGAAGCGGGACTCTCCAACCGCGAAGCCCTTGAAAGGGCTTGCGGCCAGATTTTCGGCATAGACGTGCACCCAGTAGCCGCACAAATTGCCCGCGTTACTTTTTTGCTAGCCCTTGGGCAAAACCGCCTGGCTGACAGGCCTTCACACCTGGCTATCCCCGTATATATGGGCGACTCCCTTCAGTGGAACACAGGCGGCCTCCTGGCGGACCGCGAGGTTCTCATTGAAGTGCCAGACTGCCCAGACCTTTTGGAGTTTCCCTTTGAAGTCGCACGCGACCCCAGCCTATTCGATGAAGTCATAGGTCGCATGCTCATGCTTAGCCACCAGGACTCCCCTGAACAGGGCCTTGCCAACTGGCTGGCCGGTGAGCATAGCCTCAATAAGGATGCTATTGAAAAGCTCGTCCACACCTACGCCATTCTCAGAAACCTGAATAAAGAGGGGCGAAACCATATTTGGGGATTCGTGGCCCGTAACCTGGTACGTCCCGTCTGGCTGTCCCAGGAAAGTCAGCGCGTCGACGTGGTCGTTGGCAATCCGCCCTGGCTCTCTTACAGATATATGTCTTCTCAGATGAAGGAGCGCTTCAAAGAAGAGTGTCAACGGCGCGGACTTTGGGCTGGAGGCAAGGTTGCGACTCATCAAGACCTGTCAGGATATTTCTTCGCCAGGTGTGTGGAGCTTTACGCCAAGGCGGGCGGGCTGATTGCCTATGTTATGCCTTACGCAGCTATGAGCCGCCAGCAGTTTGAAGGGTTTCGTTCAGGAATCTACGCTACACGCAAAGGCAAGGATTGGGGGCAGGTCTTTGCCACCGTGGAATTCACCGAGGGATGGGAATTCAGCGACAAAGTACAGCCACTGTTTCCTGTGCCATCGTGTGTACTCATCGGCCGCTCAGGTCACAGCATGCAGGGAAGTGTGCTGCCTTCTAAAGTAATGGTTGCAGAAGGGGTACTTCCCCGGCGTGATGCTTCTGAAAAGGAAGCTAGTAAGGCCCTGAAGTGGTATGAGAAGACTTGGCCAGCAACCGTGGACGAGGATACACAGTGGTCGCCTTATCGGGAAATTTTTCGTCAGGGTGCCACAATTGTTCCAAGGGCGCTTTGCGTGGTCGAGTATGCGGCTACGAGTGGACTTGGTGTTAACCCCACGGCCCCAGTCGTTCAGAGCCGCCGCACCAGCCAGGAAAAGGTGCCGTGGAAGAACTTGCCTGTGCCTGATGCCCACAAGCAAAATATCCCTCTGTTGCGAGGGAACGTAGAGGCGGAGTTCATTATGCCTCTGTACCTTGGAGAATCGGTGGCACCTTTCAGGCTTCTGGAGCCTGTGCTAGCCGTCATACCATGGGACTCAAAGAAAAAACATCTGATGGAATCGACCGCTGCCCAAAAATGTGGGTACGCTCACCTGGCGGGCTGGCTCAAAACGGCAGAGGCGTTATGGGCGCAACATCGTCAAAGTGACATGACACTTCTTGAACGTTGGGACTATCATGCAGGTTTGCTGAATCAGTTCCCTGTACCGCCAACGCGTGTTGTGTACTCTGCATCGGGTACGCTTCCAGCTGTAGCTGTCCTTCGTGACAAGTCCGCTGTTATTGAGCATGGGTTGTACTGGCTAGCAAGCGAGAGTGAACAAGAAGCCTACTATCTCACGGCGTTACTTAACAGTGAGACCGCACGTCTAAAAGCAGAGCATCTTCAAAGCCGCGGCCAGTGGGGCGCTCGCCACTTCGACAAGGTAATGCTATCGCTGCCTATCCCAAACTTCGACAGCAAAAACAAACTGCATCAGAATTTAGCAAGGGCGGCTGAAAAAGCAGAGAAAGTGGCTGCCAGCGTGCCTCTGAAAGAAGGAACGCACTTCGTAACAGTAAGAGGCCGCATACGGGAAGCCCTCAAAGAAGACGGCATTTCAGGCGAAATAGACAAGTTGGTAAAAGAGCTATTGGGATAG